In one window of Henckelia pumila isolate YLH828 chromosome 1, ASM3356847v2, whole genome shotgun sequence DNA:
- the LOC140875820 gene encoding phloretin 4'-O-glucosyltransferase-like, translated as MLGKESKMKQHHFLIISIPLQSHINPLLQLAKNLSRGGANVTFATTISGLRQIQDRLPHLQNLSYVSFSDGHDEEKPFAGGDFSRYLIDLRRVGSQDVVKLLHKFAGEGQPATCLVYSFLLPWVAAVAREMGLASAFLAIQSAATFAIIDKFFNRDNGIYVRGIYCNGIDSSFSCHIQSLPLFSFDDMPAFLLPDHPFSSIMIPMLREHVEELEKGPESFVFLNTFEELEQEAIKEFDQKYNVFAVGPLIPSAFSDGNDSTDKSFGGDLCSKTGETNYFEWLDSKQERSVVFVAFGSIVVLNKEQQDEILNGLVESGRPFLCVIRPSKNQEEEEMLKIQNDGDHGLIVPWCSQIEVLSHGSIGCFVTHCGWNSVSESIVSGVPMVGFPQTADQFTNAKLVEEVWAIGVKTRTKQGNVVERGELKECLDVVMGDDVRGKEIRKNACKLKDLAVTAVKNIGGSTYKNFKRILEH; from the coding sequence ATGCTTGGAAAAGAAAGCAAAATGAAGCAGCACCACTTCTTGATAATCTCAATCCCTCTGCAAAGCCACATCAATCCCCTCCTCCAATTAGCCAAAAACCTTAGCCGCGGAGGCGCAAATGTCACTTTTGCCACCACCATCAGTGGCCTCCGACAGATTCAAGATCGGTTGCCACACCTCCAAAACCTGTCGTATGTCTCCTTCTCCGACGGCCACGACGAGGAAAAACCATTTGCCGGCGGGGACTTTTCCCGCTACTTGATCGATTTAAGGCGTGTGGGCTCCCAAGATGTGGTCAAACTCCTTCACAAGTTCGCCGGGGAAGGCCAACCTGCTACGTGTCTAGTGTACAGTTTCCTACTCCCCTGGGTGGCAGCGGTGGCGCGTGAAATGGGCTTAGCTTCTGCTTTTCTTGCTATACAGTCTGCCGCTACCTTCGCGATTATTGATAAATTCTTCAATCGCGACAATGGGATATATGTCAGAGGAATTTATTGTAATGGGATCGATTCTTCATTTTCTTGTCACATTCAATCATTACCTCTGTTTTCATTCGATGATATGCCCGCGTTTCTTTTGCCGGATCATCCCTTTAGTTCTATCATGATCCCTATGCTAAGAGAACATGTTGAAGAACTCGAGAAGGGTCCTGAATCTTTTGTTTTTCTCAACACGTTCGAAGAACTAGAGCAAGAAGCTATCAAAGAATTTGACCAAAAGTACAATGTATTTGCGGTTGGACCTTTGATTCCGTCGGCTTTCTCTGATGGAAATGATTCGACCGACAAATCTTTTGGTGGAGATTTGTGTAGCAAAACCGGAGAGACGAACTACTTTGAGTGGCTCGACTCGAAGCAGGAGCGTTCTGTTGTCTTTGTCGCATTTGGAAGCATAGTTGTGCTAAATAAAGAGCAGCAAGATGAGATTTTGAATGGGCTGGTAGAAAGTGGAAGACCCTTTTTGTGTGTCATCAGACCTTCAAAGAatcaagaagaagaagagatgttaaaaattcaaaatgatgGAGATCATGGGCTTATAGTCCCTTGGTGTTCACAAATCGAAGTTCTGAGCCATGGATCCATAGGCTGTTTTGTGACACACTGCGGATGGAACTCGGTGTCGGAGAGTATAGTTTCAGGGGTTCCAATGGTTGGTTTCCCGCAAACAGCTGATCAATTCACAAATGCAAAATTGGTGGAGGAAGTGTGGGCCATTGGAGTGAAAACAAGAACCAAGCAAGGAAAcgttgtggaaagaggagaatTGAAAGAGTGTTTGGATGTTGTAATGGGGGATGATGTTAGAGGGAAAGAGATTAGGAAGAATGCTTGCAAATTGAAGGATTTAGCTGTGACAGCTGTCAAGAATATCGGGGGTTCTACATACAAGAATTTTAAGAGGATTTTAGAACATTGA